In one Cronobacter dublinensis subsp. dublinensis LMG 23823 genomic region, the following are encoded:
- a CDS encoding capsule biosynthesis GfcC D2 domain-containing protein, whose translation MKTTLIASLIFSLGSFSAFADGTITVYRDHAQPLKVSGAKHLADLVSQPQLAGSWWLGAVISERQASVEAQAKHQVLLSRLASLAAEEGGEDGAAINRVRQQLQAMKVTGRQRVILDPDRVRVRAKNNPPLEGDYELWVGQQPSTITLAGLVSSPGKKIFTPGKPVTDYLDEVSRLSGAERSYAWLIQPTGRVEKVPVAYWNKRHVEPMPGSILYVGFADHTFTSAYDGLNEQIISSLTHRIPD comes from the coding sequence ATGAAAACCACTCTTATCGCTTCGCTGATATTTAGCCTCGGCAGCTTTTCCGCTTTCGCCGACGGCACCATTACCGTTTATCGGGACCATGCACAGCCGCTAAAAGTCTCCGGCGCGAAACATCTCGCCGATCTAGTTTCTCAACCGCAGTTAGCCGGCAGCTGGTGGCTGGGCGCGGTTATCAGCGAACGTCAGGCAAGCGTTGAAGCGCAGGCGAAGCATCAGGTGCTGTTAAGCCGCCTGGCGTCACTGGCCGCCGAAGAGGGCGGCGAAGACGGCGCGGCGATTAACCGCGTGCGCCAGCAGTTGCAGGCTATGAAAGTGACGGGTCGTCAGCGCGTGATCCTCGATCCTGACCGGGTGCGGGTGCGTGCGAAAAACAACCCGCCGCTGGAAGGCGACTATGAGCTATGGGTCGGCCAGCAGCCATCCACCATTACGCTCGCAGGTCTGGTCAGCTCGCCTGGCAAGAAAATTTTTACCCCCGGCAAGCCGGTGACCGATTACCTCGATGAAGTCAGCCGTCTGAGCGGCGCTGAGCGCAGCTACGCCTGGCTTATTCAGCCAACCGGGCGCGTGGAAAAAGTGCCGGTAGCCTACTGGAATAAACGCCACGTCGAACCGATGCCCGGCAGCATCCTGTACGTCGGCTTTGCCGACCATACGTTTACCTCAGCGTATGACGGGCTGAACGAGCAAATCATCTCCTCTCTGACGCATCGGATACCGGATTAA
- a CDS encoding YjbF family lipoprotein translates to MKRLAIVLMCLMLQACSTTTRELGNSLRQSIFGPDGVQLTDEDIQNMPYASQYMTLNNGPQLFVVLAFSENGQQKWVTQDRATIVTQHGRVVKTLSLADNLIDINNVAADPLAHANQIIDGATWTRTMGWTERHQVRYATARSTFTWDGTDTLNVGSDTTTVRVLDEEVTTDAATWHNRFWVDSEGQIRQSKQYLGAGYFPITTILLKAAK, encoded by the coding sequence GTGAAGCGACTCGCGATTGTGTTGATGTGCCTGATGCTCCAGGCCTGCTCCACCACCACCAGGGAACTCGGCAATTCACTCAGGCAAAGTATCTTCGGCCCGGATGGCGTGCAGCTCACGGATGAAGATATCCAGAATATGCCCTACGCCAGCCAGTACATGACGCTGAATAATGGCCCGCAGCTTTTTGTGGTGCTCGCGTTTTCTGAGAATGGCCAGCAAAAATGGGTTACGCAGGACCGTGCGACCATCGTGACGCAGCATGGCCGCGTCGTGAAAACCTTAAGCCTCGCCGACAATCTTATCGACATCAATAACGTGGCCGCCGACCCGCTGGCGCACGCGAACCAAATTATCGACGGCGCCACCTGGACGCGCACGATGGGCTGGACCGAGCGCCATCAGGTGCGTTACGCCACCGCGCGTTCCACTTTTACCTGGGACGGCACCGACACGCTGAACGTGGGCAGCGACACGACGACCGTGCGCGTGCTGGATGAAGAAGTGACCACCGACGCGGCCACCTGGCATAACCGCTTCTGGGTGGACAGCGAAGGGCAGATTCGTCAGTCAAAACAATATCTGGGTGCGGGCTATTTTCCCATCACCACTATTCTGTTGAAGGCAGCGAAATAA
- the yjbE gene encoding exopolysaccharide production protein YjbE: protein MKKILSGVFAIAALGAAASAQAEPVSVGEAAGSAATSVSVGSSSATASSTVGSVVGVALAATGGGDGSNTGTTTTTTTSTTQ from the coding sequence ATGAAGAAAATCCTTAGTGGCGTTTTCGCCATTGCAGCGCTGGGCGCTGCTGCCTCAGCCCAGGCTGAACCGGTTAGCGTCGGTGAAGCGGCAGGCTCGGCAGCAACCTCCGTGTCGGTGGGCAGCTCCAGCGCCACCGCGTCAAGCACTGTAGGGTCGGTAGTCGGTGTGGCGCTTGCCGCCACCGGCGGCGGTGATGGTTCCAATACCGGTACCACCACTACCACCACCACCAGCACCACCCAGTAA
- the pgi gene encoding glucose-6-phosphate isomerase encodes MKNINPTQTSAWQALQNHFDAMKEVTIAELFANDADRFSKFSATFNDLMLVDYSKNRITEETLSKLLDLAKETDLAGAIKSMFSGEKINRTEDRAVLHVALRNRSNTPILVDGKDVMPEVNAVLEKMKKFSEAIISGEWKGYTGKPITDVVNIGIGGSDLGPFMVTEALRPYKNHLNMHFVSNVDGTHIAEVLKNVNPESTLFLVASKTFTTQETMTNAHSARDWFLNTAGDEKHVAKHFAALSTNAKAVGEFGIDTANMFEFWDWVGGRYSLWSAIGLSIILSVGYDNFVELLSGAHAMDQHFSTTALDKNLPVLLALIGIWYNNFFGAETEAILPYDQYMHRFAAYFQQGNMESNGKYVDRNGNAVDYQTGPIIWGEPGTNGQHAFYQLIHQGTKLVPCDFIAPAITHNPLSDHHPKLLSNFFAQTEALAFGKSREVVEQEFAAQGKDPKTLDHVVPFKVFQGNRPTNSILLREITPFSLGALIALYEHKIFTQGAILNIFTFDQWGVELGKQLANRILPELGDEKAIDSHDSSTNGLINRYKAWRG; translated from the coding sequence ATGAAAAACATCAACCCAACGCAGACTTCTGCCTGGCAGGCACTACAGAATCACTTTGACGCCATGAAAGAGGTCACGATCGCTGAGCTCTTCGCCAACGACGCCGACCGCTTCAGTAAATTCTCTGCCACCTTCAATGATTTGATGCTGGTGGACTACTCCAAAAACCGCATCACCGAAGAAACGCTCAGCAAACTGCTGGATCTCGCAAAAGAGACCGATCTGGCGGGCGCTATCAAATCCATGTTCTCCGGCGAGAAGATTAACCGCACCGAAGACCGCGCCGTGCTGCACGTCGCGCTGCGCAACCGCAGCAACACGCCTATTCTGGTGGACGGCAAAGACGTCATGCCGGAAGTGAACGCCGTACTGGAGAAAATGAAAAAATTCTCCGAAGCGATTATCTCTGGCGAATGGAAAGGCTATACCGGTAAACCTATTACTGACGTGGTAAACATCGGTATCGGCGGCTCTGACCTCGGCCCGTTCATGGTGACCGAAGCGCTGCGTCCGTACAAAAACCACCTGAACATGCACTTCGTCTCTAACGTCGATGGCACTCACATCGCCGAAGTGCTGAAAAACGTGAACCCGGAATCCACGCTGTTCCTGGTCGCCTCCAAAACTTTCACCACCCAGGAAACCATGACCAACGCCCACAGCGCGCGTGACTGGTTCCTGAACACGGCCGGTGATGAAAAACACGTGGCGAAGCACTTCGCGGCGCTTTCCACTAACGCCAAAGCGGTCGGCGAGTTCGGTATCGACACCGCCAATATGTTTGAATTCTGGGACTGGGTCGGCGGCCGTTACTCCCTGTGGTCGGCGATTGGCCTGTCCATTATTCTGTCTGTCGGTTACGACAACTTTGTCGAGCTGCTCTCCGGCGCGCACGCGATGGACCAGCACTTCTCCACCACCGCGCTCGACAAAAACCTGCCGGTGCTGCTGGCGCTGATTGGCATCTGGTACAACAACTTCTTTGGCGCGGAAACCGAAGCGATCCTGCCGTACGACCAGTACATGCACCGTTTCGCGGCGTACTTCCAGCAGGGCAACATGGAATCCAACGGCAAATACGTTGACCGCAACGGCAACGCCGTGGATTACCAGACTGGCCCGATTATCTGGGGCGAGCCGGGCACCAACGGCCAGCACGCGTTTTACCAGCTGATCCACCAGGGCACCAAGCTGGTGCCGTGCGATTTCATCGCGCCGGCTATCACGCATAACCCGCTCTCTGACCACCATCCGAAGCTGCTGTCTAACTTCTTCGCCCAGACCGAGGCGCTGGCGTTCGGTAAATCCCGCGAGGTCGTGGAGCAGGAATTCGCCGCGCAGGGCAAAGATCCGAAAACCCTCGATCACGTGGTGCCGTTTAAAGTGTTCCAGGGCAACCGCCCGACCAACTCCATTCTGCTGCGCGAGATAACGCCATTCAGCCTGGGCGCGCTGATTGCGCTCTACGAGCACAAAATCTTCACCCAGGGCGCAATCCTGAACATCTTCACCTTCGACCAGTGGGGCGTGGAGCTTGGCAAGCAGCTCGCTAACCGCATCCTGCCGGAGCTTGGCGATGAGAAAGCGATCGACAGCCATGACAGCTCGACCAACGGCTTAATTAACCGTTATAAAGCCTGGCGCGGCTGA